The following are from one region of the Vicinamibacteria bacterium genome:
- a CDS encoding LuxR C-terminal-related transcriptional regulator: protein MGISTHAGAGIVILDASLRPVYANPAALQILAYPQLPGRGGLRDRIADLLRPEEPRPRPFVSGRRRYICRFYALGPPSNGSSQTATAVILERGPNGALDLTRAAIEYNLTPREGETIGYLVEGLTSKEIAQRMGISPNTVKVFLRLAMVKMGVTTRSGILGVLFTRRDEELRHLETSPAVVL from the coding sequence ATGGGAATCTCGACCCACGCTGGCGCCGGAATCGTCATTCTCGACGCCAGTCTCCGGCCCGTGTACGCGAACCCCGCGGCGCTGCAGATTCTGGCTTACCCGCAGCTACCCGGGAGAGGCGGACTCAGAGACCGAATCGCGGACCTTCTTCGTCCTGAGGAGCCCCGGCCAAGGCCGTTCGTCTCCGGCAGGCGACGGTACATTTGCCGCTTCTACGCGCTCGGGCCTCCTTCGAACGGAAGCTCGCAAACCGCGACTGCGGTGATCCTCGAACGCGGCCCCAACGGGGCATTGGATCTCACCCGCGCTGCCATCGAGTACAACCTCACCCCGCGGGAGGGAGAAACGATTGGATACCTTGTCGAGGGACTGACGAGCAAGGAGATTGCCCAGCGGATGGGGATCAGCCCCAATACCGTCAAGGTCTTTCTCCGGCTGGCGATGGTCAAGATGGGGGTGACCACCCGGTCGGGCATCCTGGGGGTGCTCTTCACGCGCCGCGACGAGGAGCTACGCCATTTGGAGACTAGCCCGGCGGTCGTCTTGTAG